Proteins encoded in a region of the Mycolicibacterium neoaurum genome:
- a CDS encoding transglutaminase family protein, with the protein MWRMRVVHATGYAYKSPVTASFNEARLTPRSDSRQNVILNRVETVPATRSYRYVDYWGTAVTSFDLHAPHTELEVTSSSVVETEVGEMPEEAVSWEDLRAEAVIDKFDELLSPTDYTPASKRIHRVGQRIAKEYEPQDAVVAAANWVHSELDYVPGTTGVHSSGLDALREGKGVCQDFAHLTLILLRSMGIPARYVSGYLHPKRKAVVGDTIDGQSHAWVQAWTGGWWNYDPTNDTDINEQYITVGVGRDYADVAPLKGIYSGEGSTDLDVVVEITRLA; encoded by the coding sequence ATGTGGCGGATGCGCGTGGTCCACGCGACCGGATACGCCTACAAGTCACCGGTCACGGCGTCGTTCAACGAAGCCCGGTTGACCCCCCGATCGGATTCCCGGCAGAACGTCATCCTCAACAGGGTGGAGACCGTCCCGGCGACCCGGTCCTACCGTTATGTCGATTACTGGGGTACCGCGGTGACCTCGTTCGACCTGCACGCCCCGCACACCGAATTGGAGGTCACCTCGTCCTCGGTGGTCGAGACCGAGGTCGGTGAGATGCCCGAAGAGGCGGTCAGTTGGGAGGATCTGCGGGCAGAGGCGGTCATCGACAAGTTCGACGAACTGCTCAGCCCGACCGATTACACCCCGGCCAGCAAGCGTATCCACCGGGTCGGGCAGCGGATAGCCAAGGAATACGAACCGCAGGATGCCGTGGTGGCCGCCGCGAACTGGGTGCACAGCGAACTCGACTACGTCCCGGGGACCACCGGTGTGCACTCATCGGGTCTGGATGCCCTGCGCGAGGGTAAAGGGGTGTGCCAGGACTTTGCGCACCTGACATTGATCCTGTTGCGCAGCATGGGGATTCCGGCCCGCTACGTGTCGGGCTATCTGCACCCCAAACGCAAGGCGGTGGTGGGGGACACCATCGACGGGCAGAGCCATGCCTGGGTGCAGGCCTGGACCGGCGGGTGGTGGAATTACGACCCGACCAACGACACCGATATCAATGAGCAGTACATCACCGTGGGGGTGGGCCGTGATTACGCCGATGTGGCGCCGCTGAAGGGGATCTACTCCGGGGAGGGCTCCACGGATCTGGACGTGGTGGTGGAGATCACCCGGCTGGCCTGA